In Zetaproteobacteria bacterium, a single genomic region encodes these proteins:
- a CDS encoding glycoside hydrolase family 57, which produces MNSSRPLSVIFCWHMHQPFYRAADDGRYHLPWVYLHAIKEYTDMAELLAEAPEGTRAVVNFVPSLTEQIEDYARHLHLWRQEHHTLPDPLLTLLARDDGRYTSEERDYLRTACFRIQHERNLYRYPPYARLKAIADFARQQQCAHYLDNRFFVDLVVWYHLGWLAETVRASHPTAERLLAKGEGFDWEDRRALIDLIAELLAEVTGRYGRLADQGRVELSTTPYAHPILPLLLDFHAARETVPDARIPAEPYPGGKARAQHHIQLARECHRHSFGRAPVGCWPAEGAVSTEALALLGEAGFAWCATGEAVLHHSLGYNLRERQPHALYQPWRVGGGDHAITCFFRDDRLSDKIGFEYAKWATSDAVADLIRELQIVRHRSQSAARPVVVIAMDGENAWEHYEANGIPFLRQLYRAVVEHPDLEMTTFADYLAGTRPEEIPTLPRLVAGSWVFGNLATWIGDAAKNRGWELLIAAKKAVDRAWPELDEGRRAQVSEQLAICEGSDWCWWFGDYNPSEAVRDFDHLYRRHLARLYTLIGAPPPEALSLPISHGGGDAEGGGTMRRGG; this is translated from the coding sequence GGCGCCGGAAGGAACGCGCGCGGTGGTCAACTTCGTCCCATCGCTGACCGAGCAGATCGAAGACTACGCCCGTCACCTTCACCTGTGGCGGCAGGAGCACCACACCCTGCCCGATCCATTGCTGACGCTGCTCGCCCGCGACGACGGCCGCTATACGAGCGAGGAACGCGACTACCTGCGCACCGCCTGCTTCCGCATCCAGCACGAACGCAACCTCTACCGCTATCCGCCCTACGCTCGGCTCAAGGCGATCGCCGATTTCGCCCGGCAACAGCAATGCGCGCACTACCTCGACAACCGCTTCTTCGTCGACCTCGTGGTCTGGTACCATCTGGGCTGGCTGGCCGAGACGGTGCGCGCCAGCCACCCGACCGCCGAGCGGCTGTTGGCCAAGGGAGAGGGGTTCGACTGGGAGGATCGCCGCGCGTTGATCGACCTGATCGCCGAGCTGCTGGCGGAGGTGACCGGCCGCTACGGCAGGCTGGCGGATCAGGGGCGGGTCGAACTCTCCACCACACCCTACGCCCACCCCATCCTGCCGCTGTTGCTCGACTTCCATGCCGCGCGCGAGACGGTGCCCGATGCGCGGATCCCCGCCGAGCCCTACCCCGGAGGGAAGGCGCGCGCGCAGCACCACATCCAGTTGGCCCGCGAATGCCACCGGCACAGCTTCGGCCGGGCACCGGTCGGCTGCTGGCCGGCCGAGGGCGCGGTCTCCACCGAGGCGCTCGCCCTGCTGGGTGAGGCGGGCTTCGCCTGGTGCGCCACCGGCGAGGCGGTGCTGCACCACTCGCTGGGCTACAACCTGCGCGAGCGGCAGCCGCACGCCCTCTACCAGCCCTGGCGGGTGGGCGGCGGCGACCACGCCATCACCTGCTTCTTCCGTGACGACCGCCTCTCGGACAAGATCGGCTTCGAATACGCCAAGTGGGCCACCTCCGACGCCGTCGCCGACCTGATTCGGGAGCTGCAGATCGTGCGCCACCGCTCCCAGAGCGCCGCGCGGCCGGTGGTGGTGATCGCCATGGACGGGGAGAACGCCTGGGAGCACTACGAGGCCAACGGCATCCCCTTCCTGCGGCAACTCTACCGCGCCGTCGTCGAACATCCCGATCTGGAGATGACCACCTTCGCCGACTACCTGGCGGGAACCAGGCCCGAGGAGATTCCCACCCTGCCACGGCTGGTCGCCGGATCGTGGGTCTTCGGCAACCTGGCCACATGGATCGGCGATGCGGCCAAGAACCGCGGCTGGGAGCTGCTCATCGCCGCCAAGAAGGCGGTGGACCGCGCCTGGCCGGAGCTCGACGAGGGGCGGCGGGCGCAGGTCTCCGAGCAACTGGCCATCTGTGAAGGCTCCGACTGGTGCTGGTGGTTCGGCGACTACAACCCGTCGGAGGCGGTGCGCGACTTCGACCACCTCTACCGCCGCCACCTCGCCCGGCTCTACACCCTGATCGGCGCACCGCCGCCGGAGGCGCTCTCCCTCCCCATCTCCCACGGCGGCGGTGATGCCGAAGGCGGCGGCACCATGCGGCGCGGCGGATAG
- the cobM gene encoding precorrin-4 C(11)-methyltransferase: MTSSRQTGGTGKVWFVGAGPGDPELLTLKAARLLRKADAVLYAGSLVGRACLEHVTSACEVADSKGMTLEEITAWLIERAARHEIVVRLQTGDPSLYGALIEMARPLERAGIEVGVVPGVSSAFASAAAACESLTLPEVTQTVILTRVEGRTPMPDGERLRDLARHKTTICLFLSITLLAKVREELLAAGWREEDPVLVVHKASWPGEEKIVRGTIGNIRERCRAEKIASQAMIVVGPTLGARRWPELKRSKLYDPGFTHRFRKAAGEGG, encoded by the coding sequence TTGACGAGTTCGCGGCAAACCGGCGGCACGGGAAAGGTCTGGTTCGTCGGCGCGGGGCCGGGCGATCCCGAGCTGCTCACCTTGAAGGCGGCGCGGCTGCTGCGTAAGGCCGACGCGGTGCTCTATGCCGGCTCGCTGGTGGGCAGGGCCTGCCTCGAACATGTCACCTCCGCATGCGAGGTGGCCGACTCCAAGGGGATGACGCTGGAGGAGATCACCGCCTGGCTGATCGAGCGTGCCGCGCGCCACGAGATCGTGGTCCGCCTGCAGACGGGCGACCCCTCGCTCTACGGAGCGTTGATCGAGATGGCGCGCCCGCTGGAGCGCGCGGGGATTGAAGTGGGCGTGGTGCCCGGGGTCTCCTCGGCCTTCGCATCGGCGGCCGCGGCTTGCGAGAGCCTGACCCTGCCGGAGGTGACGCAGACGGTGATCCTCACCCGCGTGGAGGGGCGCACGCCGATGCCCGACGGCGAGCGGTTGCGCGATCTGGCCAGGCACAAGACGACGATCTGCCTGTTCCTCTCCATCACGCTGCTCGCCAAGGTGCGGGAGGAGTTGCTCGCCGCCGGTTGGCGCGAGGAGGATCCGGTGCTGGTGGTGCACAAGGCGAGTTGGCCGGGGGAGGAGAAGATCGTGCGCGGTACCATCGGCAACATCCGCGAACGGTGCAGGGCCGAAAAGATCGCCTCCCAGGCGATGATCGTGGTCGGCCCGACGTTGGGGGCGCGGCGGTGGCCGGAGCTGAAGCGGTCGAAACTGTATGATCCGGGTTTTACCCATCGCTTTCGCAAGGCCGCGGGAGAGGGGGGATGA
- the malQ gene encoding 4-alpha-glucanotransferase, protein MTLRRGGLLLHITSLPGPLPNGVLGAEAIELLHRMRDAGCRLWQFLPLGPTHGHGSPYESRSTFAGNPELIDLRDCAACGLLDEALLAEVIAGRATMAQARRAMVARFREHWTEQEEWRRFLADNRAWLEDYALFSTIRRLHNEAPWWRWPQPLRDHDPAALAEIAHRHEEALLQVQMEQFLFDRQWRALKEEAAACGVALLGDLPIYVAHDSADVWGRRQLFTVNDEGLCDEVAGVPPDYFSENGQRWGNPLYRWERMAEEGFDWWVARVRHQLARVDLLRIDHFRGLEAYWAIPGDRRDGRVGAWRKAPGAQLLQTLDEKLGSLPLIAEDLGLITEEVHALRRRFGLPGMKILQFAFGGGADNPYLPHHHSRDMAVYTGTHDNDTTVGWWQSAPPEVRAHVRDYLGLPDACDAAAINHALMRQALASVADLAILPMQDLLGLDGTARLNTPGTVEGNWRWRLRRAQMEQAPWEELAAWNRLYDR, encoded by the coding sequence ATGACCCTGCGGCGCGGCGGCCTGCTGCTGCACATCACCTCGCTGCCCGGGCCGCTGCCCAACGGCGTGCTCGGCGCGGAAGCAATCGAGTTGCTGCACCGCATGCGCGACGCCGGCTGCCGGCTGTGGCAGTTCCTCCCCCTCGGGCCGACCCATGGCCACGGCTCTCCCTACGAATCGCGCTCCACCTTCGCCGGCAACCCCGAACTGATCGACCTGCGCGACTGCGCCGCCTGCGGCCTGCTCGACGAAGCGCTGCTGGCGGAGGTCATCGCAGGCCGGGCCACCATGGCGCAGGCGCGCCGGGCGATGGTGGCGCGCTTCCGCGAACACTGGACGGAGCAGGAGGAGTGGCGGCGCTTCCTCGCCGACAACCGGGCATGGCTGGAGGATTACGCCCTCTTCTCGACCATCCGCCGGCTGCACAACGAGGCGCCGTGGTGGCGCTGGCCACAGCCGCTGCGCGACCACGATCCGGCGGCACTGGCCGAGATCGCGCATCGACACGAGGAGGCGCTGCTGCAGGTGCAGATGGAGCAGTTCCTCTTCGACCGCCAGTGGCGCGCGCTCAAGGAGGAGGCCGCTGCCTGCGGCGTGGCGCTGCTCGGCGACCTGCCGATCTATGTCGCCCACGACTCGGCCGATGTCTGGGGCCGGCGCCAGCTGTTCACGGTCAACGACGAAGGGTTGTGCGACGAGGTGGCCGGCGTGCCGCCCGACTACTTCAGCGAGAACGGCCAACGCTGGGGCAACCCGCTCTACCGCTGGGAGCGGATGGCCGAGGAGGGGTTCGACTGGTGGGTGGCGCGGGTGCGTCATCAGCTGGCCCGCGTCGATCTGCTGCGCATCGACCACTTCCGCGGGCTGGAGGCCTACTGGGCCATCCCCGGCGATCGGCGGGACGGCCGGGTGGGCGCGTGGCGCAAGGCGCCGGGGGCACAGCTGTTGCAGACGCTCGACGAAAAGCTGGGCAGCCTGCCGCTCATCGCCGAGGATCTTGGGCTGATCACCGAAGAGGTGCATGCCCTGCGCCGACGCTTCGGCCTGCCGGGGATGAAGATCCTGCAGTTCGCCTTCGGCGGCGGCGCCGACAACCCCTACCTGCCGCACCACCACAGCCGCGACATGGCCGTCTACACCGGCACCCACGACAACGACACCACCGTCGGCTGGTGGCAGAGCGCCCCGCCGGAGGTGCGTGCCCATGTGCGGGACTACCTGGGCCTGCCCGACGCGTGCGACGCCGCCGCGATCAACCACGCCCTGATGCGTCAGGCGCTGGCCTCGGTCGCCGATCTGGCCATCCTGCCGATGCAGGATCTGCTCGGCCTGGACGGCACCGCCCGGCTCAACACCCCGGGCACGGTGGAGGGCAACTGGCGCTGGCGGCTGCGCCGGGCGCAGATGGAGCAGGCGCCGTGGGAGGAGCTTGCGGCGTGGAACCGGCTCTACGACAGATAG
- a CDS encoding sirohydrochlorin chelatase — translation MNETILLVGHGSRDPAGNAEIERFAEVWRSRWPAARIEVCFIEFAEVLLDEGLDRAARDAAKVIVVPLILGAAGHVKMEIPHHVEDARRRHPTVEFVVAPHLGANEEILASLGRSLRKAMRALDMPDPTTTGVVLLARGSSDMAANGEAAKMARWLFERSDHAWVDLAFTGITWPRLEAV, via the coding sequence ATGAACGAGACGATCCTGCTCGTGGGCCATGGCTCGCGGGATCCCGCCGGCAATGCGGAGATCGAGCGTTTCGCCGAGGTGTGGCGCTCGCGGTGGCCGGCCGCGCGCATCGAGGTCTGCTTCATCGAGTTCGCCGAGGTGCTGCTCGACGAAGGGCTGGATCGGGCCGCGCGGGACGCGGCAAAAGTGATCGTGGTGCCGCTGATCCTGGGGGCTGCTGGCCACGTGAAGATGGAGATTCCGCACCATGTCGAGGATGCGCGCAGACGCCATCCGACAGTCGAGTTCGTGGTTGCCCCGCACCTGGGCGCGAACGAGGAGATTCTGGCATCACTTGGCCGCAGCCTGCGCAAGGCGATGCGCGCGCTGGACATGCCCGATCCCACGACCACCGGCGTGGTGTTGCTTGCGCGCGGGTCGTCGGACATGGCGGCCAATGGGGAGGCGGCGAAGATGGCCCGCTGGCTGTTCGAGCGGAGCGACCATGCATGGGTGGATCTCGCCTTCACCGGCATCACCTGGCCGCGGCTGGAGGCGGTG
- the cobO gene encoding cob(I)yrinic acid a,c-diamide adenosyltransferase — MGLKRRELRRGITLVLTGAGKGKSSSAFGMAFRAAGWGMKVCVIQFIKGKWQTGEQQAAARFDNIEWHALGDGFTWDTKNPEQDIATSRSIWALCQEKLRSHAYDLMIWDEINYCCGYGWISGEEIARVIREEKPRWMHLILTGRHAAEAVIAAADTVTEMGMVKHAFADQGIRAQQGIEF, encoded by the coding sequence ATGGGGCTCAAGCGACGGGAACTGCGGCGCGGAATCACGCTGGTGCTGACCGGCGCAGGCAAAGGCAAATCCTCCAGCGCGTTCGGCATGGCCTTTCGCGCCGCCGGCTGGGGCATGAAGGTGTGCGTGATCCAGTTCATCAAGGGCAAATGGCAGACCGGCGAGCAGCAGGCGGCCGCACGCTTCGACAACATCGAATGGCATGCGCTGGGCGACGGCTTCACCTGGGATACGAAGAATCCGGAGCAGGACATCGCCACCAGCCGTTCCATCTGGGCGCTGTGCCAGGAGAAGCTGCGCTCGCATGCATACGATCTGATGATCTGGGACGAAATCAACTATTGCTGCGGTTACGGTTGGATCTCGGGCGAGGAGATCGCGCGCGTCATCCGTGAGGAGAAGCCGCGGTGGATGCACCTGATCCTGACCGGGAGGCATGCAGCGGAGGCGGTGATCGCGGCGGCCGATACCGTCACCGAGATGGGCATGGTCAAACACGCCTTCGCCGACCAGGGGATCCGGGCACAGCAGGGGATCGAGTTTTGA
- a CDS encoding cobyrinate a,c-diamide synthase, whose product MIAGIHSGCGKSTAMLALLQLLTARGIRVAPFKAGPDFLDPMWHQAACGRESINLDTRMMREEHCRALFDAHCADADIALVEGVMGLFDGADGVGGPGSSAHLASLLELPVILVVPVRGMSGSIAPLVAGFTARAERARIRIAGILANHAGSAHHARMLGDLLEREGLPPLIGWIGKEGPQLPERHLGLVTPGECGGVPPDLAVALHLAGPWSEALASPLPRRGPVPTDPLRGAAGMLEGTTIAVARDVAFCFLYPANLAWLRSAGATLRFFSPLAGDRLPPDADAVWLPGGYPELHAGRLADAPCWPSLRAFIASGRPVLAECGGMMVLGNAIVTAEGRRLPMAGILPCTFRMHRRLVALGYREEAGGMRGHEFHHSERHCSTPLPPCFDLPRGDRGIRHGGVRASYVHWYFPSAPEAAAAWFSGGGRAASQAAVVRGGGDRTNRKPIQTGNRCAGRAA is encoded by the coding sequence ATGATCGCCGGAATCCACTCCGGCTGCGGCAAGAGCACGGCGATGCTGGCGTTGCTGCAACTTCTTACCGCCCGCGGTATCCGTGTGGCGCCGTTCAAGGCGGGGCCGGACTTCCTCGACCCGATGTGGCACCAGGCCGCCTGCGGCCGGGAGAGCATCAACCTCGACACCCGCATGATGCGCGAAGAGCACTGCCGCGCCCTCTTCGACGCCCACTGCGCCGATGCCGACATCGCCCTGGTCGAAGGGGTGATGGGGCTGTTCGACGGCGCCGACGGTGTGGGCGGCCCGGGTTCTTCCGCCCATCTGGCCTCCCTGCTCGAACTGCCGGTGATCCTGGTGGTACCGGTCCGCGGCATGAGCGGCTCCATCGCCCCGCTCGTCGCCGGATTCACCGCCCGAGCCGAACGCGCACGCATCCGGATCGCCGGCATCCTCGCCAACCACGCCGGAAGCGCACACCACGCACGGATGCTGGGCGACCTGCTCGAACGGGAGGGGCTTCCCCCCCTGATCGGATGGATCGGCAAGGAGGGGCCGCAGCTTCCGGAGCGTCATCTGGGGCTGGTCACCCCCGGGGAATGCGGTGGTGTGCCCCCCGATCTGGCCGTCGCCCTCCACCTCGCAGGGCCATGGTCGGAGGCCCTCGCCTCCCCCCTCCCCCGCCGGGGCCCGGTCCCGACCGATCCCCTGCGCGGTGCCGCCGGGATGCTGGAAGGAACGACGATCGCCGTCGCGCGCGACGTAGCCTTCTGCTTCCTCTATCCCGCCAACCTGGCGTGGCTGCGGTCGGCGGGGGCGACCCTCCGCTTCTTCTCCCCCCTGGCGGGCGATCGACTCCCTCCCGACGCCGACGCGGTGTGGCTGCCGGGCGGGTACCCCGAGCTCCATGCCGGCCGGCTGGCCGACGCGCCCTGCTGGCCGTCCCTGCGGGCGTTCATCGCCTCGGGTCGGCCGGTGCTGGCCGAGTGCGGTGGCATGATGGTGCTGGGTAACGCGATCGTCACCGCCGAGGGGCGTCGACTGCCGATGGCCGGCATCCTCCCCTGCACCTTCCGCATGCACCGAAGGCTGGTCGCACTGGGCTACCGGGAGGAGGCGGGTGGCATGCGCGGCCACGAGTTCCACCACTCCGAACGCCACTGCTCCACCCCCCTCCCCCCCTGCTTCGACCTGCCACGGGGCGATCGCGGCATCCGCCACGGAGGGGTGCGGGCCTCCTACGTCCACTGGTACTTCCCCTCCGCGCCCGAAGCGGCGGCGGCGTGGTTCTCCGGTGGAGGAAGGGCGGCTTCGCAAGCGGCCGTCGTCCGCGGCGGGGGCGATCGCACGAACCGTAAGCCCATACAGACGGGCAACCGATGCGCCGGACGGGCGGCCTGA